A part of Synechococcus sp. KORDI-49 genomic DNA contains:
- a CDS encoding DUF1517 domain-containing protein has protein sequence MGMVLIQVQPADAARGGRMGGGSFRAPSMPRSSGRSYGGGGYGGGYRGGGIGFPFLIPIFGFGGGGLFGLLILMAVAGVLVNALRGLGGGAPAIGGGGAMAPAVPSKVNMIQVQVGLLASAKSLQDDLRSLAASSDTSSSSGLQRLLQETTLALLRQPDLWVYANAETGTVPFSSAESTFNRLSMSERSKLDAELTSNVGGRRLDDSAVGEADATNEFIVVTLLVASTANARLQGANTGEDLRQTLRILGSTASSELLALEVIWQPEGRGDVLSAEELITAYPNLQHL, from the coding sequence ATGGGGATGGTTCTGATCCAGGTTCAACCGGCTGACGCGGCCCGCGGCGGACGCATGGGTGGTGGCAGTTTCCGCGCCCCATCCATGCCCCGCTCCAGCGGTCGTTCCTACGGCGGTGGTGGCTACGGCGGTGGATATCGCGGCGGTGGAATCGGCTTTCCCTTCCTGATCCCGATCTTCGGCTTCGGAGGTGGTGGTCTGTTCGGCCTGCTGATCCTGATGGCCGTGGCTGGCGTTCTGGTCAATGCCCTGCGCGGTCTCGGGGGAGGCGCCCCGGCGATCGGTGGCGGCGGCGCCATGGCACCGGCCGTGCCGAGCAAGGTGAACATGATTCAGGTGCAGGTGGGGCTGCTGGCGAGTGCCAAGAGCCTTCAAGACGATCTCCGCTCGCTGGCGGCCTCATCAGACACCTCAAGCTCCAGCGGCCTGCAGAGACTGCTGCAGGAAACGACCCTTGCGCTGCTGCGTCAGCCCGATCTCTGGGTCTACGCCAATGCCGAGACCGGAACGGTCCCCTTCAGCTCAGCCGAATCCACCTTCAATCGCCTCTCGATGAGCGAGCGCAGCAAGCTGGACGCCGAGCTGACCAGCAACGTCGGTGGTCGTCGTCTTGATGACTCAGCCGTCGGCGAAGCCGATGCGACCAACGAATTCATCGTGGTCACCCTGCTGGTGGCGTCCACGGCCAACGCAAGGTTGCAGGGTGCCAACACCGGTGAGGACCTCCGCCAGACCCTGCGGATTCTGGGTTCAACGGCCTCCAGCGAACTGCTGGCGCTGGAGGTGATCTGGCAACCGGAAGGTCGCGGTGATGTTCTCAGCGCAGAGGAACTGATCACCGCTTATCCGAACCTTCAGCATCTCTGA
- the thiS gene encoding sulfur carrier protein ThiS has product MALQLTVNGEARTLDPQPDPPGLLQVVEALGHNPALVVVEHNGTIVPRRRWPDSTILNGDNLEIVTIVGGGS; this is encoded by the coding sequence ATGGCGCTGCAACTCACCGTGAACGGCGAAGCCCGCACTCTTGATCCGCAACCGGACCCTCCCGGACTCCTGCAGGTGGTCGAGGCCCTGGGGCACAACCCGGCACTCGTGGTGGTCGAGCACAACGGAACGATCGTTCCGCGTCGTCGATGGCCCGACAGCACCATTCTCAACGGCGACAATCTGGAGATTGTCACCATCGTGGGAGGGGGTTCCTAG
- a CDS encoding thiamine phosphate synthase: MDCPSCSDPRVARLIDANLDRAREGLRVVEDWCRFGLEREDLVVTLKDWRQRLGRRHHDLYKRSRSTATDSGAGLEHPAQLDRHSPRQVVAANCARVQEALRVLEEFGRSVDPKLAGEAATIRYGLYDLEVSCLEATQGGQRRSRLKDCRLCLITAPCEDLLDRVAIALHHGVAMVQFRHKDGSDHDRLTQATALRQLCSQHGALFIVNDRIDLALAVDADGVHLGQDDLPTAIARRLLGPERLLGRSTHSLEQVRTANSEDCDYLGLGPVHDTAVKPERSPIGIELVGEALTLSSKPVFAIGGIHVSNLGPLTASGCRHVAVIGAIMEAADPGQAVRDLLDSLSQPVA; the protein is encoded by the coding sequence ATGGACTGCCCGTCGTGTTCGGATCCGCGTGTGGCGCGGCTGATCGATGCCAACCTCGACCGCGCCCGAGAGGGACTGCGGGTCGTGGAGGACTGGTGTCGCTTCGGGCTAGAGCGGGAGGACCTGGTGGTGACCCTCAAGGACTGGCGCCAGCGCCTGGGGAGGCGTCATCACGACCTCTACAAACGAAGCCGCTCCACCGCCACCGACAGCGGCGCCGGCCTGGAGCATCCGGCACAGCTGGATCGGCACAGCCCCCGGCAGGTGGTGGCCGCGAACTGCGCCCGGGTGCAGGAGGCGTTGCGGGTGCTGGAGGAATTCGGGCGCAGTGTCGACCCGAAATTGGCAGGCGAAGCAGCGACGATCCGCTACGGGCTCTACGACCTGGAAGTGAGCTGCCTGGAGGCCACGCAAGGAGGCCAGCGACGCAGTCGCCTGAAGGACTGCCGTCTGTGCCTGATCACCGCGCCCTGCGAGGACCTGCTCGATCGCGTTGCCATCGCTCTGCACCACGGCGTTGCCATGGTGCAGTTCCGCCACAAGGACGGAAGCGATCACGACCGACTGACCCAGGCCACGGCCCTGCGGCAGCTCTGCAGCCAGCACGGTGCTCTGTTCATCGTCAATGACCGGATCGATCTGGCCCTCGCGGTGGACGCCGACGGCGTGCACCTGGGACAGGACGATCTCCCAACCGCGATCGCCAGGCGTCTGCTCGGGCCTGAGCGGCTGCTGGGCCGAAGCACCCACAGCCTCGAGCAGGTGCGAACAGCCAACAGCGAAGACTGCGACTATCTGGGTCTTGGACCGGTGCACGACACCGCCGTGAAACCGGAGCGTTCACCGATCGGCATCGAGCTGGTCGGTGAGGCGTTGACGCTCAGTTCAAAACCGGTGTTCGCCATCGGAGGCATCCATGTCTCCAATCTGGGCCCGCTGACGGCGAGCGGCTGCCGGCATGTGGCCGTGATCGGAGCGATCATGGAAGCAGCCGATCCGGGGCAGGCCGTCCGGGACCTGCTCGACAGCCTCTCCCAACCCGTGGCCTGA
- a CDS encoding bifunctional riboflavin kinase/FAD synthetase codes for MIPLCSPQEAQRPTALALGSFDGLHVGHRQVIRQAIADTRAVPSVVSFWPHPREVLYGEPRLRLDLPNEKLSLLEPLGIRQLVLVPFTTELAALSPEAFVESVLLDTLQAERIAVGANFRFGHNRAGDAALLQQVAGAHGVHVQVVEIVEDGNGRMSSSRIRAALDSGDLNSARGLLGRPYRFQGRVVRGRGLGRELGWPTANLQVDGRKFLPALGVYAAWAQLNGEGERLAAVMNLGPQPTVDPTSPSAVEVHLLDRSIELEGRQLLVEPVERLRGQVKFDGLDALSAQIGRDADRARTLLYASSQATVG; via the coding sequence TTGATTCCCCTCTGCTCACCCCAGGAGGCACAACGGCCAACCGCCCTGGCACTGGGCAGCTTCGACGGCCTTCATGTCGGCCATCGCCAGGTGATCCGTCAGGCCATCGCCGACACCCGGGCGGTGCCCAGCGTGGTGAGCTTCTGGCCGCACCCACGCGAGGTTCTCTATGGAGAACCAAGGCTGCGACTGGATCTGCCCAACGAAAAACTCAGCCTGCTGGAACCGCTCGGTATCCGGCAGCTGGTGCTGGTGCCCTTCACGACGGAGCTGGCAGCCCTCAGTCCGGAAGCCTTTGTGGAATCTGTCCTTCTGGACACCCTGCAGGCCGAACGGATCGCCGTTGGAGCCAATTTCCGCTTCGGTCACAACCGGGCCGGTGATGCCGCGCTGCTGCAGCAGGTGGCCGGCGCCCACGGCGTGCACGTGCAGGTGGTGGAGATCGTGGAGGACGGCAACGGCCGCATGAGCAGCAGCAGAATCCGGGCGGCTCTTGACAGCGGAGATCTCAACAGCGCCCGGGGCCTGCTGGGGCGCCCCTACCGCTTCCAGGGGCGGGTGGTGCGGGGTCGCGGTCTCGGCCGTGAGCTGGGCTGGCCCACCGCCAATCTGCAGGTGGATGGCCGCAAGTTCCTACCTGCCCTGGGGGTCTACGCAGCCTGGGCCCAGCTGAACGGCGAGGGGGAGCGGCTGGCCGCTGTGATGAACCTCGGGCCTCAGCCCACCGTCGACCCCACGTCACCCTCAGCGGTGGAAGTGCATCTGCTCGATCGCAGCATCGAACTGGAGGGCAGGCAACTGCTCGTGGAGCCCGTGGAGCGGCTGCGGGGTCAGGTGAAATTCGATGGGCTCGATGCCCTCAGTGCCCAGATCGGCCGGGATGCCGATCGCGCCCGGACCCTGCTGTACGCCTCGTCTCAGGCGACGGTGGGATAG
- a CDS encoding DUF3611 family protein — MADRLDFQQLSFGLRRMGWIRFWIQTVLGIVVVGVLLFNNVGSSLARNSERALGLGPGLSLTSLAFLVLLFSLWQGWLIVRTGRAIDSAARPSRGETARLLKRGLLADLLGLTFAAIGYQALAGSLFVQASMQTPGIAIGGRGMSDNLAITSLEMLSVLSNTQVLFAHLIGLLFSLWLLQRIYRTS, encoded by the coding sequence ATGGCGGATCGCCTCGACTTCCAGCAGTTGTCCTTCGGACTGCGCCGCATGGGCTGGATCCGGTTCTGGATCCAGACGGTGCTCGGCATTGTGGTGGTCGGGGTGCTGCTGTTCAACAACGTGGGCAGCAGCCTGGCGCGCAATTCTGAACGTGCTCTCGGGCTCGGGCCTGGTCTTTCGCTCACCAGCCTGGCGTTTCTGGTGCTGTTGTTCAGTCTCTGGCAGGGCTGGCTGATCGTGCGCACCGGTCGCGCCATCGACAGCGCGGCCCGACCCAGTCGCGGTGAAACGGCTCGACTGCTCAAGCGAGGGCTGCTGGCGGACCTGCTCGGTCTCACCTTCGCGGCCATCGGTTATCAGGCTCTGGCCGGAAGTCTGTTCGTGCAGGCCTCGATGCAGACCCCCGGCATCGCCATCGGTGGTCGGGGGATGTCCGACAACCTGGCGATCACGTCGCTGGAGATGCTTTCCGTGCTCAGCAACACCCAGGTGCTCTTCGCACACCTGATCGGGCTGCTGTTCTCACTGTGGCTGCTGCAACGGATCTATCGCACCAGCTGA
- the surE gene encoding 5'/3'-nucleotidase SurE, with protein sequence MTPLRILISNDDGVFADGIRTLASAAVARGHTVTVVCPDQERSATGHGLTLQSPIRAERADELFVPGVTAWACSGTPADCMKLALFELVKEKPDLVLSGINHGPNLGTDVFCSGTVAAAMEGTLEGIPSLAVSSACFQWRQFQAAAELAVDVAENALADQWPENLLLNLNIPPCEREAMGPLRWTRLSIRRYDEQFSPRVDPRGRAYYWLAGEVVNDLESAGEGPRDWPSDVAQIHANSPSLTPIQPDLFWRGPLSGLPELRLAGQLVR encoded by the coding sequence ATGACCCCGCTGCGGATCCTGATCAGCAACGACGACGGGGTGTTCGCAGACGGCATCCGTACCCTCGCCTCGGCAGCCGTGGCCCGCGGCCACACGGTGACCGTGGTCTGCCCTGACCAGGAACGCTCAGCCACGGGTCACGGTCTCACCCTGCAGTCCCCCATCCGTGCGGAGCGAGCTGATGAGCTGTTCGTGCCGGGGGTCACCGCCTGGGCCTGCAGCGGCACGCCAGCGGACTGCATGAAACTGGCCCTGTTCGAGCTGGTGAAGGAGAAGCCGGATCTCGTGCTGTCCGGCATCAACCATGGTCCCAATCTGGGCACGGACGTCTTCTGCTCGGGAACCGTCGCCGCGGCCATGGAAGGCACGCTCGAAGGGATTCCCTCCCTGGCTGTCAGCAGCGCCTGCTTCCAGTGGCGCCAGTTTCAGGCCGCCGCAGAGCTGGCGGTGGACGTGGCCGAAAACGCCCTGGCGGACCAGTGGCCGGAGAACCTGTTGCTGAACCTCAACATTCCGCCCTGTGAGCGGGAGGCCATGGGCCCACTGCGCTGGACCCGCCTGTCGATCCGCCGTTACGACGAACAGTTCAGCCCGCGCGTCGACCCCCGCGGCCGTGCCTACTACTGGCTGGCCGGAGAGGTGGTGAACGATCTCGAATCGGCGGGGGAAGGTCCACGGGACTGGCCCAGCGATGTGGCCCAGATCCACGCCAACAGTCCCTCACTCACCCCGATTCAACCGGATCTGTTCTGGCGTGGTCCTCTGTCCGGTCTGCCGGAGCTGCGTCTGGCCGGTCAGCTGGTGCGATAG
- the pheS gene encoding phenylalanine--tRNA ligase subunit alpha, with translation MSAPVTLQDLTDQLDALEQQAAAEIAEAPDAAALEQLRVGLLGKKGRLSGVLGAMGKLPGTERPVVGQRANVLKTQLQALLSERLQAVKQAAMAERISRESLDVTAPPSGTPMGHRHPLISTTEEIVDLFLGLGYNVTEGPEVEQDHYNFTALNIPEDHPARDMQDTYYLQNDLLLRTHTSPVQIRFLEQTPPPVRIIAPGRVYRRDAADATHSAVFHQVEVLAIDEGLDFSHLRGTVMAFLKAFFGDVPVRFRASYFPFTEPSAEVDVQWRGRWLEVMGCGMVDPAVLEGLGLDPERWSGFAAGLGVERFCMVRHGIDDIRRLYTSDLRFLEQF, from the coding sequence GTGAGTGCCCCCGTCACACTGCAGGACCTCACGGATCAGCTGGACGCTCTGGAGCAGCAGGCGGCCGCTGAGATTGCTGAGGCGCCGGATGCCGCTGCGCTCGAACAGCTGCGCGTGGGCCTGCTGGGCAAGAAGGGCCGTCTGTCCGGTGTGCTGGGGGCGATGGGCAAGCTTCCCGGCACGGAACGCCCTGTGGTGGGTCAGCGGGCGAATGTGCTCAAGACTCAGTTGCAGGCACTGCTGAGCGAGCGTCTTCAGGCGGTGAAGCAGGCGGCGATGGCGGAGCGGATCTCCCGGGAAAGCCTTGATGTCACCGCACCGCCCTCGGGAACGCCGATGGGTCATCGCCATCCCCTGATCAGCACCACCGAGGAGATCGTCGATCTGTTTCTCGGTCTCGGATACAACGTCACCGAAGGCCCTGAGGTGGAGCAGGACCACTACAACTTCACGGCCCTGAACATCCCCGAGGATCATCCGGCCCGGGACATGCAGGACACGTACTACCTGCAGAACGATCTGCTGCTGCGCACCCACACCTCACCGGTTCAGATCCGTTTTCTGGAGCAGACGCCGCCTCCGGTGCGCATCATTGCTCCGGGGCGTGTCTACCGCCGTGATGCTGCCGATGCCACCCATTCGGCGGTGTTCCATCAGGTGGAGGTGCTGGCCATCGATGAAGGCCTCGATTTCAGTCACCTGCGTGGCACGGTGATGGCTTTTCTCAAGGCGTTCTTCGGGGATGTTCCGGTGCGCTTCAGAGCCAGCTATTTCCCGTTCACCGAGCCCTCGGCCGAAGTGGATGTGCAGTGGCGTGGTCGCTGGCTTGAGGTGATGGGCTGCGGGATGGTGGATCCAGCCGTTCTGGAGGGTCTGGGGCTCGACCCGGAACGCTGGAGTGGCTTTGCGGCCGGTTTGGGAGTGGAGCGGTTCTGCATGGTGCGGCACGGCATCGATGACATTCGCCGCCTATACACCAGTGACCTTCGTTTTTTGGAACAGTTCTGA
- a CDS encoding arylsulfatase — translation MKLRQIAISSGVVILAAMTTSCSSSLKSQSSKAEFDRTALPIAEPKPEKVTKLLPSEVPLPPQWEVKAPADAPNVVIILLDDVGYAAPSAFGGVVNMPTAEKLAKNGLRYNKFHTTALCAPTRAALKSGRNHHKVNTGSIPEIATGYAGNSTVVPDYAVPVAEILRLNGYNTAAFGKWHETPGRETTAAGPQTRWPTRQGFEKFYGFVGAEDNMWEPTIHDGVTVVDAPKKDRYHFTEDMTDQAIGWMRQQKAIKPDKPFFIYYSSAGAHSPHHVGKEWIDKYKGKFDEGWDVLRERNLQNQIKAGIVPEGTKMAQAPDSIPKWDSLTPQQQKIYARQAEVFAAFTEHSDYEAGRLIQAIEDLGELDNTLVIYITGDNGASVEGDRTGQWNWNHYLNGIEETPDEQEAKLDEWGGPTTYPMYHMGWAIAFNSPFALSKQVAGDFGGTRNGTVIHWPKRIKKGGGIRTQFSHVNDVAPTILEASNLPMPKTINGIPQIPMQGTSLMYTFDNPDAKEKHNTQYFEIIGNRGIYHNGWMARTTVMYPWMAPERMNPVADDSGWELYDTTKDFSLSTDLAEQEPERLKKMKEKFLEQAIENQVLPLDDRLLERLVPSVAGRPTLLGDRTSMDLYPYAWNLVEDSILNVKNVSNSVTAFVDKKGDDEDGVIFSQGGRFGGWSLYVENNKPSYTYNYLGQLFTFTSDKPLPTGKSEIRFELDYDGGGTGKGADVRMKLNGDVVAEGRLEKTIASRFSIDEGADVGLDRGSAVTVKTIGPRRYSAYGGQIDKVTIQIYPKDTDQKKG, via the coding sequence ATGAAGCTGCGTCAAATCGCAATCAGCAGTGGTGTCGTCATCCTTGCTGCGATGACCACGTCGTGTTCGAGTTCGCTTAAGAGCCAGTCGTCGAAGGCTGAATTCGATCGGACGGCACTCCCGATCGCGGAGCCGAAGCCTGAAAAGGTCACCAAGCTGCTGCCTTCGGAGGTGCCGCTGCCACCCCAGTGGGAAGTGAAAGCACCCGCTGATGCACCCAATGTGGTGATCATCCTGCTGGACGACGTGGGCTATGCAGCACCGTCCGCATTCGGTGGCGTTGTGAACATGCCGACGGCTGAGAAGCTCGCCAAAAACGGACTGCGTTACAACAAGTTCCACACCACAGCGCTCTGTGCGCCGACGCGCGCGGCGCTGAAATCCGGCCGCAATCACCACAAGGTGAACACGGGTTCGATTCCGGAGATCGCCACGGGCTATGCGGGCAACTCGACGGTCGTCCCGGATTACGCCGTTCCGGTGGCAGAGATCCTGCGCCTCAATGGCTACAACACGGCCGCCTTCGGCAAATGGCATGAAACACCAGGTCGTGAGACCACGGCAGCCGGCCCTCAGACCCGTTGGCCAACGCGTCAGGGCTTTGAGAAGTTCTACGGCTTCGTCGGCGCCGAAGACAACATGTGGGAACCCACCATTCACGATGGTGTGACCGTTGTGGATGCTCCGAAGAAGGATCGCTATCACTTCACCGAAGACATGACCGATCAGGCGATCGGTTGGATGCGGCAGCAAAAAGCGATCAAGCCAGATAAGCCATTTTTCATCTATTACTCCTCAGCCGGTGCCCACTCTCCGCATCATGTGGGCAAGGAATGGATTGACAAATACAAAGGAAAGTTTGATGAGGGCTGGGATGTTCTCAGGGAGCGCAATCTTCAGAACCAGATCAAGGCAGGGATTGTTCCTGAAGGCACGAAGATGGCCCAGGCACCGGACAGTATCCCCAAATGGGATAGCCTCACGCCACAGCAGCAGAAAATCTATGCGCGCCAGGCCGAGGTTTTTGCTGCCTTCACGGAGCATTCTGATTACGAAGCTGGACGTTTGATCCAGGCGATTGAAGATCTCGGCGAGCTTGATAACACCTTGGTGATCTACATCACTGGTGACAATGGCGCCAGTGTTGAGGGGGATAGGACCGGTCAGTGGAATTGGAACCACTATCTCAATGGCATTGAAGAGACGCCTGACGAACAGGAGGCCAAGCTTGATGAGTGGGGCGGACCGACGACTTATCCCATGTATCACATGGGTTGGGCGATCGCCTTCAACTCACCCTTTGCGCTCTCCAAGCAGGTGGCTGGTGATTTCGGTGGAACACGCAATGGCACGGTGATTCATTGGCCGAAACGCATCAAAAAAGGTGGTGGTATTCGGACTCAGTTCTCGCACGTGAATGATGTGGCCCCCACGATCCTTGAGGCGTCTAATCTGCCGATGCCCAAAACAATCAACGGCATCCCGCAGATCCCTATGCAGGGAACCAGCCTGATGTATACCTTTGACAATCCGGATGCCAAGGAAAAGCACAACACGCAGTACTTCGAAATCATTGGCAACCGGGGCATCTATCACAACGGCTGGATGGCGCGGACCACAGTGATGTATCCCTGGATGGCGCCGGAACGAATGAATCCGGTTGCGGACGATTCTGGTTGGGAGCTGTACGACACCACTAAGGATTTCAGTCTCTCGACAGATCTTGCCGAGCAGGAGCCGGAACGCCTGAAGAAGATGAAGGAGAAGTTCCTGGAACAGGCGATTGAAAATCAGGTGTTGCCACTGGATGATCGACTTCTCGAGCGTCTGGTGCCGTCCGTTGCCGGACGGCCGACCCTGTTGGGTGATCGCACGTCCATGGATCTCTATCCCTATGCCTGGAACCTGGTCGAAGACTCGATCCTCAATGTGAAAAACGTGTCGAACAGTGTGACCGCTTTTGTTGATAAGAAAGGCGACGATGAGGACGGCGTGATCTTCTCCCAGGGTGGTCGCTTTGGTGGTTGGTCGCTTTACGTTGAAAACAACAAGCCCTCCTACACCTACAACTACTTAGGACAGCTGTTCACGTTCACGAGCGACAAGCCATTACCGACTGGTAAGTCCGAGATTCGTTTCGAGCTCGACTACGACGGCGGTGGTACTGGTAAGGGTGCTGATGTTCGGATGAAACTCAACGGCGATGTGGTCGCTGAGGGTCGCCTGGAGAAGACGATTGCATCGCGTTTCTCCATTGATGAGGGTGCTGATGTTGGACTTGACCGTGGCTCTGCGGTCACCGTCAAGACCATTGGTCCCCGGCGTTACAGCGCCTATGGCGGCCAGATTGACAAGGTGACGATTCAGATCTATCCCAAGGACACAGATCAGAAGAAAGGTTGA
- a CDS encoding formylglycine-generating enzyme family protein yields the protein MSPSISRDDMAVIPAGQYQLGSTDFYPEESPIRRVTLPSFRIDVAPVTNAQFERFVHATGYVTVSEQPPDPVLYPNLAPEEQIPESAVFLPPPASVDRSQPLAWWALIAGADWRHPRGPETNLDGLMEHPVVHVAYDDAIAYAQWAGKRLPTADEWEVAARGGLVAQDYAWGAEMTPEGRWLANVWQGPFPWVNEQTDGWFWTSPVGHFPANGYGLVDVCGNVWEWTSTVYPVPEEEQKRRVIKGGSFLCAENYCHRFRPAALMGQTLDTATCHMGFRCAADLD from the coding sequence GTGTCGCCATCGATCAGCCGGGATGACATGGCCGTCATCCCGGCCGGCCAATATCAACTTGGTTCCACCGATTTCTATCCGGAGGAATCTCCGATCCGAAGGGTTACGTTGCCGTCCTTCCGGATCGACGTTGCTCCTGTGACCAACGCTCAATTTGAGCGTTTCGTTCATGCCACGGGATACGTCACGGTGTCGGAGCAACCCCCCGACCCCGTGCTGTATCCGAATCTGGCTCCGGAAGAGCAGATTCCCGAGTCAGCTGTGTTTCTTCCGCCTCCGGCCAGTGTGGATCGCAGCCAGCCTCTGGCTTGGTGGGCGTTGATCGCTGGTGCTGACTGGAGGCATCCCCGAGGTCCTGAGACGAACCTCGATGGATTGATGGAGCATCCGGTCGTTCACGTCGCTTATGACGATGCGATCGCCTACGCCCAATGGGCTGGTAAGCGGCTTCCGACCGCAGACGAATGGGAGGTGGCGGCGCGAGGTGGACTGGTGGCTCAGGATTATGCCTGGGGTGCTGAGATGACACCGGAGGGCCGCTGGCTGGCGAACGTCTGGCAGGGGCCGTTCCCCTGGGTCAACGAGCAGACGGATGGATGGTTCTGGACATCCCCGGTGGGTCATTTTCCAGCCAACGGCTATGGGCTGGTCGACGTCTGCGGCAATGTCTGGGAGTGGACGTCAACGGTGTACCCCGTTCCGGAGGAAGAGCAGAAACGGCGCGTGATCAAAGGAGGGTCCTTCCTCTGCGCTGAGAACTACTGCCATCGCTTCCGGCCTGCGGCCCTGATGGGCCAGACCCTCGACACGGCAACCTGTCACATGGGTTTCCGCTGTGCCGCTGACCTGGATTGA
- a CDS encoding DUF1254 domain-containing protein, protein MYKSSIHFGQGLNRGIHMYGSRAYQWVFFVKLQGVRRSLFATLPFAATLGLLTATFGSPFNPAAAKTLPQPAGLTESGPKDCPSPAVAMNHNEVTPVTKANYAVAETEVILADYVRKIAKGTCADGMGLFLHQKGAMDPKERTILRPNFDTLYSFAVLDLNSPATVVLPETDRYQILEVVNEEHWIPLETANPGGYQLTKESMGSRYVLVLVRTRVNMQDPEDLKKAGIVQDQIGLEQAEKGEFVAKNKYDMDEILAMRADYNKRLQPEGVTSEMAFGKKGEISEEMRNFGVAVGWGGLTKQGAVYPIPKVVDSTDPQTLTLKDVPSDPRAFWSVTVYDKQGFSVGEKYNVNSAFAKKNEKGEYVIHFGGDKSKDNYLDIYPGWNVVLRIYSPTEAYFNGSWIPPQFQPAQ, encoded by the coding sequence TTGTACAAATCGAGCATTCATTTCGGTCAAGGTCTCAATCGTGGCATTCATATGTATGGTTCGCGGGCGTATCAATGGGTGTTTTTTGTGAAATTGCAGGGTGTTCGCCGATCTCTGTTCGCAACGCTTCCCTTTGCCGCAACCCTGGGTCTTTTGACCGCAACCTTCGGATCACCATTCAATCCAGCGGCTGCAAAAACCCTCCCGCAGCCAGCTGGTCTCACTGAGTCCGGTCCCAAGGATTGTCCGTCTCCAGCTGTGGCTATGAACCACAACGAAGTAACTCCGGTCACCAAGGCCAACTATGCCGTGGCGGAAACGGAAGTGATCCTCGCGGACTATGTGCGCAAAATCGCCAAAGGCACCTGCGCGGATGGCATGGGTCTGTTCCTGCATCAGAAGGGTGCAATGGATCCGAAGGAACGCACTATTTTGCGACCGAATTTCGATACCCTCTATTCCTTTGCTGTTCTGGATCTCAATAGCCCCGCCACGGTCGTGCTCCCTGAGACCGACCGTTATCAGATCCTCGAAGTGGTGAACGAGGAACATTGGATTCCGCTGGAGACTGCGAATCCCGGTGGATATCAACTCACCAAAGAGTCGATGGGAAGTCGTTATGTGTTGGTCCTTGTGCGCACTCGGGTGAACATGCAGGATCCTGAAGATCTTAAAAAAGCTGGGATAGTCCAGGATCAGATTGGCTTGGAGCAAGCGGAGAAGGGCGAATTTGTTGCAAAAAACAAATACGACATGGATGAAATTCTGGCGATGCGTGCTGATTACAACAAACGCTTGCAGCCTGAGGGTGTGACCTCCGAGATGGCCTTTGGTAAGAAGGGAGAGATCAGCGAGGAGATGCGTAATTTTGGTGTTGCTGTTGGTTGGGGTGGGCTCACCAAGCAGGGAGCGGTGTATCCCATTCCCAAAGTTGTGGATTCCACTGATCCTCAAACCCTTACCTTGAAAGATGTTCCCAGCGACCCACGAGCTTTTTGGTCGGTCACTGTCTATGACAAGCAAGGGTTTTCAGTGGGTGAAAAGTACAATGTGAACAGCGCTTTCGCGAAGAAAAATGAAAAAGGTGAGTATGTAATTCATTTTGGAGGTGATAAGAGTAAGGACAACTATCTTGATATCTACCCTGGCTGGAATGTTGTGCTGCGAATTTACTCTCCAACCGAGGCTTATTTCAATGGCAGCTGGATCCCTCCGCAGTTTCAACCCGCGCAGTGA